The following proteins come from a genomic window of Streptomyces liliiviolaceus:
- a CDS encoding heavy-metal-associated domain-containing protein: protein MTEQRYHVMGMTCGRCADKLGSEVGGVLGVNGVHVDLDTGSVTVTGEAFDGAKVCAAIAGAGFEVAAVL, encoded by the coding sequence ATGACCGAACAGCGTTACCACGTCATGGGGATGACCTGCGGCCGCTGCGCCGACAAGCTCGGGTCCGAGGTGGGCGGGGTCCTCGGTGTGAACGGCGTGCACGTCGACCTCGACACCGGGTCGGTGACCGTGACGGGTGAGGCGTTCGACGGCGCGAAGGTCTGCGCGGCCATCGCGGGAGCCGGCTTCGAGGTCGCCGCCGTGCTCTGA
- a CDS encoding PaaX family transcriptional regulator C-terminal domain-containing protein: MRMNEPRSPADPGLRPLSARSVVLSLLLGVHPPGLPVRDLIRSVEPFGIAGSTLRAVLSRMVTAGDLRRADGVYRLSERLLERQRRQDEAVRPRTRDWDGTWETVVVTATGRGPAERAELRAELSGLRLAELREGVWLRPANLRRPWPAGLTHLTERFTARPEQPSLSLAESLWPLDGWADTADSLLAHVARTARPADRFAAFAAVVRHLVTDPVLPGELLPAHWPAPALRAVYTDYRAEVLAAL, encoded by the coding sequence ATGCGGATGAACGAGCCCCGGTCACCGGCCGACCCCGGACTGCGCCCGCTGTCCGCACGATCGGTCGTCCTGAGCCTCCTCCTGGGCGTTCACCCTCCCGGGCTTCCGGTGCGGGACCTGATCCGTAGCGTGGAGCCGTTCGGTATCGCGGGCTCCACGCTGCGGGCCGTCCTCAGCCGGATGGTGACGGCGGGCGACCTGCGGCGGGCCGACGGCGTCTACCGGCTCAGCGAACGGCTGCTGGAACGGCAGCGCCGCCAGGACGAGGCCGTGCGTCCGAGGACCCGGGACTGGGACGGCACGTGGGAGACGGTCGTCGTCACCGCCACCGGCCGTGGTCCGGCCGAACGGGCCGAACTGCGCGCCGAGTTGTCCGGCCTGCGCCTGGCGGAACTGCGGGAGGGGGTGTGGCTGCGGCCGGCCAACCTGCGGCGCCCGTGGCCCGCAGGTCTGACACATCTCACCGAGCGGTTCACCGCCCGGCCGGAGCAGCCTTCGCTCTCGCTGGCGGAGAGTCTCTGGCCGCTGGACGGCTGGGCCGACACCGCCGACTCCCTGCTGGCGCACGTGGCCCGCACGGCACGGCCCGCCGACCGCTTCGCCGCGTTCGCCGCCGTTGTACGGCATCTGGTCACCGACCCGGTGCTGCCCGGTGAACTCCTCCCGGCGCACTGGCCGGCTCCCGCCCTGCGCGCCGTCTACACCGACTACCGGGCGGAGGTGCTGGCGGCGCTGTGA
- a CDS encoding acyl-CoA dehydrogenase family protein yields the protein MVPILAPERSATHDVTNQAPALAPYDAADDAALLEGLRREGAGWAEEDIRRLGRVAGGEEAQEWGEQADRHEPELRTHDRFGNRIDEVEFHPAWHRLLGTAVAEGLAAAPWADDRPGAHVVRTAGGLAWGHTDAGHGCPTSMTYAAVPALRKQPELAAVYEPLLVSRVYEPGLRVPSGKRGLLAGMGMTEKQGGSDVRTNTTAAAPTAEPGVYTLRGHKWFTSAPMCDVFLVLAQAPGGLSCFLVPRILPDGSRNTFRIQRLKDKLGNRSNASSEPEFDNTVAWLVGPEGQGVKTIIEMVNCTRLDCVMMSATLMRKTLVEAGHHTKHRGAFGALLIDQPLMRNVLADLALESEAATTLTLRLAGAADRALRGDAQEAAFRRIATAVGKYWVTKRGPAFTAEALECLGGNGYVEESGMPRHYREAPLLSIWEGSGNVNALDVLRALGRAPETGEALFAELALADGADARLDAAVGRLKDQLRDLRDAETGARRLVELMALTLQGSLLVRHAPAAVADAFCATRLGGDWGHSFGTLPAAADLTAILDRALPDTAARG from the coding sequence ATGGTCCCGATACTCGCGCCGGAACGGTCCGCCACGCACGACGTCACCAACCAGGCCCCCGCCCTGGCTCCGTACGACGCGGCCGATGACGCGGCGCTGTTGGAAGGGCTCCGCCGCGAGGGCGCGGGGTGGGCCGAGGAGGACATCCGCAGGCTGGGCCGCGTGGCGGGCGGCGAGGAGGCCCAGGAGTGGGGCGAGCAGGCCGACCGTCATGAGCCGGAGCTGCGTACGCACGACCGTTTCGGCAACCGAATCGACGAGGTCGAGTTCCACCCCGCCTGGCACCGGCTGCTGGGCACCGCGGTGGCCGAGGGGCTGGCCGCCGCGCCCTGGGCCGACGACCGGCCCGGCGCCCACGTGGTCCGCACGGCCGGCGGACTGGCGTGGGGGCACACCGACGCCGGGCACGGCTGCCCCACCTCGATGACCTACGCGGCCGTACCCGCCCTGCGCAAGCAGCCCGAACTGGCCGCGGTGTACGAGCCCCTGCTGGTGAGCCGCGTCTACGAGCCGGGGCTGCGCGTCCCGAGCGGGAAGCGCGGACTGCTGGCGGGCATGGGCATGACCGAGAAGCAGGGCGGCTCGGACGTCCGCACCAACACGACGGCCGCCGCGCCGACCGCGGAGCCGGGCGTGTACACCCTGCGCGGCCACAAGTGGTTCACGTCCGCCCCGATGTGCGACGTGTTCCTGGTCCTCGCCCAGGCACCGGGCGGACTGTCCTGCTTCCTCGTGCCGCGGATCCTGCCCGACGGCAGCCGCAACACCTTCCGTATCCAGCGGCTCAAGGACAAGCTGGGCAACCGCTCGAACGCGTCCTCGGAACCGGAGTTCGACAACACCGTCGCCTGGCTCGTCGGCCCCGAGGGACAGGGCGTCAAGACGATCATCGAGATGGTCAACTGCACCCGGCTCGACTGCGTGATGATGAGCGCGACGCTGATGCGCAAGACCCTCGTGGAGGCGGGCCACCACACGAAGCACCGGGGCGCCTTCGGTGCGCTGCTGATCGACCAGCCGCTCATGCGCAACGTACTGGCCGACCTCGCGCTGGAGTCGGAGGCCGCCACGACGCTCACACTGCGGCTCGCCGGCGCCGCCGACCGCGCCCTGCGCGGTGACGCGCAGGAGGCGGCCTTCCGCCGGATCGCCACCGCCGTCGGCAAGTACTGGGTGACCAAGCGCGGTCCGGCGTTCACGGCCGAGGCGCTGGAGTGCCTGGGCGGCAACGGCTATGTGGAGGAGTCGGGCATGCCCCGCCACTACCGCGAGGCCCCTCTTCTCTCCATCTGGGAGGGGTCGGGGAACGTCAACGCCCTCGACGTGCTGCGGGCTCTTGGCCGGGCGCCCGAGACCGGCGAGGCACTGTTCGCGGAGCTGGCCCTGGCAGACGGCGCCGACGCCCGGCTGGACGCGGCCGTCGGCAGGCTCAAGGACCAACTGCGCGACCTGCGCGACGCCGAGACGGGCGCCCGTCGGCTGGTGGAGCTGATGGCGCTGACACTGCAGGGCTCACTCCTGGTCCGGCACGCACCGGCGGCGGTCGCCGACGCCTTCTGCGCGACCCGGCTCGGCGGCGACTGGGGCCACTCCTTCGGCACCCTTCCCGCCGCCGCGGACCTGACCGCGATCCTGGACCGCGCCCTGCCCGACACGGCCGCACGGGGTTAG
- a CDS encoding ANTAR domain-containing protein produces MSGDATETVDIVDAADAEQSLRVEVLQLKRAMETRPVIDLARGVLMASFGLNPEEAWSVLVTVSQKANIKLFHLAEGTVAAVTGEPLPEPLRQHLSAAVADLAALRSATRESEP; encoded by the coding sequence TTGTCCGGTGACGCCACGGAGACCGTCGACATCGTCGATGCCGCCGACGCCGAACAGAGTCTGCGCGTCGAAGTCCTCCAGTTGAAACGCGCCATGGAGACGCGGCCGGTCATCGACCTGGCCCGCGGGGTCCTGATGGCGTCCTTCGGGCTGAATCCCGAGGAGGCGTGGAGCGTACTCGTCACGGTCTCCCAGAAGGCCAACATCAAGCTGTTCCACCTCGCCGAGGGCACGGTGGCCGCCGTCACGGGCGAGCCCCTGCCCGAGCCCCTGCGACAGCACCTGTCCGCGGCGGTCGCCGATCTCGCCGCACTCCGCTCGGCGACCCGGGAATCGGAGCCGTGA